The Pygocentrus nattereri isolate fPygNat1 chromosome 17, fPygNat1.pri, whole genome shotgun sequence genome window below encodes:
- the zgc:110333 gene encoding claudin-8, which produces MSYTAGSYADKSYAGRSYADKSYMDSTYTGYDDKTAKTVIEEQLLKEKKKRKEAMHCEVVALVIAFIGLIGVAAVTGLPMWKVTAFIQENIIVMETRWEGLWMNCYRQANIRMQCKVYDSLLYLPADLQAARGLMCTAVALTTIGVVVSAVGMRCTRLVDSRPRVKHIVLVTGGCLFLAGCLATIIPVSWTANVIIQDFYNPLLLDAQRRELGEALYIGWVTSALLFIAGVILLCRHAPRTQEKEDMNSVLYRAGSAPYNYQPGYSYQPAYTAYQPAYGYQPAYSIPPPPGSVAYSRPAY; this is translated from the coding sequence ATGTCTTACACGGCTGGCTCTTATGCGGACAAGTCCTACGCTGGCCGCTCGTACGCGGATAAGTCCTACATGGACAGCACTTACACAGGCTATGATGACAAGACGGCCAAGACGGTGATCGAGGAGCAGCTgctgaaggagaagaagaagcggAAGGAGGCCATGCACTGTGAGGTCGTGGCTCTGGTCATCGCCTTCATTGGCCTTATCGGCGTCGCTGCAGTGACGGGTCTGCCCATGTGGAAGGTGACGGCCTTCATCCAGGAGAACATCATCGTCATGGAGACACGCTGGGAGGGCCTGTGGATGAACTGCTaccggcaggccaacatccgAATGCAGTGCAAAGTGTACGATTCCCTGCTTTATCTGCCGGCGGACCTGCAGGCGGCTCGTGGTCTCATGTGCACCGCGGTGGCCCTCACGACCATCGGAGTCGTCGTTTCAGCTGTGGGCATGCGTTGCACCCGGCTGGTCGACTCCCGGCCTCGCGTCAAACATATTGTCCTGGTCACAGGAGGGTGCCTCTTCCTGGCCGGGTGCCTAGCCACCATCATCCCCGTCTCCTGGACGGCCAACGTTATTATCCAGGACTTCTACAACCCCCTGCTGCTGGACGCCCAACGAAGAGAACTGGGTGAAGCGCTCTACATTGGCTGGGTGACGAGTGCCCTGCTCTTCATCGCCGGAGTGATCCTACTGTGTCGACATGCTCCCCGCACCCAGGAGAAGGAGGACATGAACTCAGTGCTGTACAGGGCTGGATCTGCTCCCTACAACTACCAACCTGGATACTCTTACCAACCAGCCTACACCGCTTACCAGCCCGCTTACGGCTACCAGCCAGCTTACAGCATTCCACCACCACCAGGGTCTGTAGCCTATAGCCGACCTGCATACTGA
- the cldn8 gene encoding claudin-8 gives MASGALEIAALCLTLLGLIGAAASTGMPMWRVTAFIGENIIVMETRYEGLWMNCYRQANIRMQCKVYDSLLALTPDLQAARGLMCCSVALSAIGLLVAIMGMKCTACIRDNDRAKRMVLIVAGSMIILGCLCCLIPVSWTGHVIISDFYNPLLLDAQRRELGEALYIGWVASALLFVGGCIFTCCHESIDKEPDRKPYGYARNVPYVAYQPQPMAFQPRPAAVSYGYPSREPSIIQTSRQPSMIQPSRQQSFIQPSRQQSFIQPSRQQSIRSAVAYL, from the coding sequence ATGGCAAGTGGGGCACTGGAGATCGCAGCACTGTGCCTGACTCTACTTGGCCTGATTGGGGCAGCGGCCAGCACGGGGATGCCCATGTGGCGTGTTACGGCCTTCATTGGTGAGAATATCATCGTCATGGAGACACGCTATGAAGGCTTGTGGATGAACTGTTACCGGCAGGCCAATATCCGGATGCAGTGTAAAGTGTATGACTCCCTACTGGCCCTGACGCCGGACCTGCAGGCGGCCCGAGGCCTCATGTGCTGCTCAGTTGCCCTGTCTGCAATTGGCCTCCTCGTGGCCATCATGGGGATGAAATGTACCGCCTGTATCCGTGACAACGACCGGGCCAAGCGGATGGTACTGATTGTGGCTGGCAGCATGATCATCCTGGGCTGCCTTTGCTGCCTCATCCCTGTCTCCTGGACGGGACATGTGATCATCAGCGATTTCTACAACCCTCTGCTGCTGGATGCCCAGCGCAGGGAGCTGGGAGAGGCTCTCTACATCGGCTGGGTGGCCTCTGCACTGCTCTTCGTGGGCGGATGCATATTCACCTGCTGCCATGAGTCCATAGATAAGGAGCCCGACCGAAAGCCTTACGGCTACGCCAGGAATGTTCCCTATGTGGCCTACCAGCCGCAACCCATGGCCTTCCAACCCAGACCAGCTGCTGTGTCCTACGGCTACCCTTCCAGGGAGCCTTCCATCATCCAGACCTCCAGACAGCCCTCTATGATCCAGCCATCCAGACAGCAGTCCTTCATCCAACCCTCCAGGCAGCAGTCCTTCATCCAACCCTCCAGGCAGCAGTCCATCCGCAGTGCTGTTGCCTACCTATGA
- the LOC108410422 gene encoding claudin-8-like — MVAACELIALCLGIIGLVGTSATTGLPMWKVTAFIQENIITMETRWEGLWMNCYRQANIRMQCKVYDSLLYLPPELQAARGLMCCAVALSFLGLLVALPGLHSTACLQDQLRIKALIIKVAGAMEIMAALCVIIPVSWTAHVIIQDFYNPLLLDAQRRELGEALYIGWVTAACLLASGVVFLVCRSASESDLSQFYRPMYATNSTTLSHVHPFMPTPSPLSSIPQQPLLPNHNLYPQPSISSTYSPVAVTPDGQPVLYSGQHVPPNVPVVYNANMMPNRQTHLPAHISGRLSTPRNSTHPSVMSAPPPPPHNNIQLTQHTPVLYEYGYSRDRPQSPVSHTNSGMYI; from the coding sequence ATGGTTGCTGCGTGTGAGCTCATCGCCCTTTGCCTGGGCATCATCGGACTGGTGGGCACTTCCGCAACCACAGGCCTCCCCATGTGGAAGGTGACAGCCTTCATCCAGGAGAACATTATCACTATGGAGACACGCTGGGAAGGCCTCTGGATGAACTGTTATCGGCAGGCCAACATCCGTATGCAGTGTAAAGTGTACGATTCCCTGCTGTATCTGCCTCCGGAGCTCCAGGCAGCCAGAGGCCttatgtgttgtgctgtggcTTTGAGTTTCCTAGGCTTGTTAGTGGCCCTCCCAGGCCTCCATAGCACAGCCTGCCTTCAGGATCAACTGCGCATCAAGGCCCTAATTATCAAAGTTGCCGGTGCCATGGAGATCATGGCTGCACTCTGCGTAATCATCCCCGTCTCCTGGACAGCCCATGTCATCATCCAGGACTTCTACAACCCGCTGTTGCTGGATGCCCAGCGCAGGGAACTGGGTGAGGCACTCTACATTGGCTGGGTCACAGCAGCCTGCCTCCTCGCCTCTGGTGTCGTCTTCCTCGTCTGCCGATCTGCTTCAGAATCTGACTTGTCTCAGTTTTATCGGCCCATGTACGCAACCAATAGCACGACTTTGtcccatgtccatccctttatgccCACTCCGAGTCCACTCAGCTCCATACCCCAGCAGCCGCTCCTACCCAATCACAACCTGTACCCTCAGCCGTCCATATCTTCAACCTACAGCCCTGTAGCAGTGACCCCTGATGGCCAGCCTGTGCTTTACAGTGGCCAACATGTCCCTCCTAATGTTCCTGTGGTGTACAACGCCAATATGATGCCCAACCGCCAGACCCACCTGCCCGCACATATTTCGGGGAGACTCTCCACACCCAGAAACTCCACTCACCCTAGTGTGATGTCTGCACCCCCTCCTCCCCCACACAACAACATACAGCTCACCCAACACACACCTGTTTTGTATGAATATGGCTACTCCAGAGACAGGCCGCAGAGCCCCGTGTCCCACACCAATTCTGGAATGTACATATGA